The segment GTGATGTAGTTGCCGGTTTTCAAGGCTCTTCGAGGATTGCTGCTGGTGATAGTCATGGTCAAGGGCTGGATTATTTGGATTCTCAGGAACCTGGAGAGGCAACACAAGCGGAAGCTCTTGGTTTTGTGGACCAACTTTTGATGGACAAAGATCTAAACTTGTCACCACCGGTGAATCTCCAGGAAGCTAGGCTGAGAAGGAAGTCGCCTCCTTTCTCAGGTGCAAAAGGACGTCAGTCTCTGGCTAAAAGAATCAAGACCATGAGTCCAACCAAGAAAATGAGTGTCTTTGATTGGGATTGTGAAGATCAGTGTGATGTGAGTGGTCCTCGAAACTCTCCGGTCAATGGTGCAAACGTTACATGCTTCAAGAAAAGGGAAGATCCTGTTAAAGATTATGATCCATCAAGTCATCCCACAAAAAGATGTATGCAGAACGATTCTGCTAAACATAACAAGATGGAAAAGGCATCGGGTTTGAGTCAGGGCATTATGTTAATCTCGCAGATGGATGCTCAGTTGCAGGATAAAGCGTCAAAGGAGCATTCTGAACCCGAGGAAGATTTTGTTGATGTCGGTATCAACACTCAGATTGCTGCTGAAGCAATGAGTGCTTTACTGTTTGCTCCCTGCACTATAGAAGAAGCTAGTGAATCAGAAACGAGGGATCAAGCCTGTAATCTCTCCGGAAGGAACAATGATACCATTGAGGGTAGTGCTCCAAACAAGAAGAGAAACTctaagaagaagaggaaatttACTATGAAAGAGAGAACCGGTACAAACGCCTCTGCTACAACATGTCTTCTCAACTTATGTGAATGGAGGCATCCCAGGGCCAAAAGATCACGTCTTACTCCAAGGCATCACGTCCCACCTAGGAAGTCTTGGGGTGCTAGCTTAGCTAAAGACAGAAGCGAAACCAACACTCTGTCAGGTAGGTTAGTAGTATCATTAAGTGGGAGAAGACAAGCCTCTTCTTGCCAATCAGGTGTCGATTTGGATGTTCTAAACCATGCATCTCCAAAGAAAATATACGGCCGAAGTCATGAAAGCTCTCCTGATAAAGATTTGCCTAGGCCATTTCTTCCGAAGGAGATCAAAAGGCTTGGAGGATCAGGAAAGGTGGGTGACTTTAAGTGGAAAGACTTGAGGAGACGAAGAAACTTGGCACATGTTCGTGTCTTATTCAGCCATAATCTGGATGATGAAACAATCAAGCAGCAGCAGAAGGTTTAATTCAATTCCtcatttttatcatatttgACAAGAGTTAAGTATACCATACTAGTTATCAAGAATCCCCTTTCTTCTTCCATAGATTATGGGCCGACTAGGAATTTCTCAGGCATCTTCCTCGGCAGAGTCAACACATTTCATAGCAGAAAGGTTTTGTAGGACAAGGAATATGTTGGAAGCCATAGCCCTTGGTAAACCTGTTGTTACATCTCTATGGCTGGAGAGCTGCGGACAAACAAGATGCTTGTTAGATGAGAAGAATTACATCTTAAGGGATAGCAAAACGGAGAAAGACGGGTTCTCCTTGCGTACATCTTTGGCCCGTGCAAAGCAGCATCCCCTTCTTAAGGTCACAATCTGATCTCAGTTGAGCATTTATCCTCAGAACTTCATTAACACCCTTTTGTTCACATGTATTTATAGGGATTAAAAGTCTGCATCACTCCCAACATTAAACCGGACAGAGGTATGATTGCTCACTTAGTGAAGTTGACCCAAGGGCAGGTAAGAACAATTCACTTCCATTGAGAGAGCTTTTGTTTTATAGACCAGACATCTTGGCACTTTTCAGAATAGTTATGAGTTCCTTTATCAGGTAGTGGAGATAAGTGAAATAATTGCTGCAGCAGATAGAGAATTTCCTGATGATCTATTGATTATTTCTTGCGAAGACGATAGAGATTTATGTCTTCCTTTCATTAATCAAGGTAATCTCTGCCAACTTAACACTATGAAGTTACGCT is part of the Brassica rapa cultivar Chiifu-401-42 chromosome A09, CAAS_Brap_v3.01, whole genome shotgun sequence genome and harbors:
- the LOC103846884 gene encoding uncharacterized protein LOC103846884 isoform X1 produces the protein MVNHSDAEACASDSKSPSASSDHRFEVNGIHDTEPIDDDDNDGISLVEDLYNDTELVDNCETLDQVVDDSEDEEGGGKGSVASSKQPCLLERSVRAVDMLLESDGSNDQECHTGKQESNCDVVAGFQGSSRIAAGDSHGQGLDYLDSQEPGEATQAEALGFVDQLLMDKDLNLSPPVNLQEARLRRKSPPFSGAKGRQSLAKRIKTMSPTKKMSVFDWDCEDQCDVSGPRNSPVNGANVTCFKKREDPVKDYDPSSHPTKRCMQNDSAKHNKMEKASGLSQGIMLISQMDAQLQDKASKEHSEPEEDFVDVGINTQIAAEAMSALLFAPCTIEEASESETRDQACNLSGRNNDTIEGSAPNKKRNSKKKRKFTMKERTGTNASATTCLLNLCEWRHPRAKRSRLTPRHHVPPRKSWGASLAKDRSETNTLSGRLVVSLSGRRQASSCQSGVDLDVLNHASPKKIYGRSHESSPDKDLPRPFLPKEIKRLGGSGKVGDFKWKDLRRRRNLAHVRVLFSHNLDDETIKQQQKIMGRLGISQASSSAESTHFIAERFCRTRNMLEAIALGKPVVTSLWLESCGQTRCLLDEKNYILRDSKTEKDGFSLRTSLARAKQHPLLKGLKVCITPNIKPDRGMIAHLVKLTQGQVVEISEIIAAADREFPDDLLIISCEDDRDLCLPFINQGAEIYTSELLLNGIVIQKLEHARHYLF
- the LOC103846884 gene encoding uncharacterized protein LOC103846884 isoform X2; the protein is MVNHSDAEACASDSKSPSASSDHRFEVNGIHDTEPIDDDDNDGISLVEDLYNDTELVDNCETLDQVVDDSEDEEGGGKGSVASSKQPCLLERSVRAVDMLLESDGSNDQECHTGKQESNCDVVAGFQGSSRIAAGDSHGQGLDYLDSQEPGEATQAEALGFVDQLLMDKDLNLSPPVNLQEARLRRKSPPFSGAKGRQSLAKRIKTMSPTKKMSVFDWDCEDQCDVSGPRNSPVNGANVTCFKKREDPVKDYDPSSHPTKRCMQNDSAKHNKMDAQLQDKASKEHSEPEEDFVDVGINTQIAAEAMSALLFAPCTIEEASESETRDQACNLSGRNNDTIEGSAPNKKRNSKKKRKFTMKERTGTNASATTCLLNLCEWRHPRAKRSRLTPRHHVPPRKSWGASLAKDRSETNTLSGRLVVSLSGRRQASSCQSGVDLDVLNHASPKKIYGRSHESSPDKDLPRPFLPKEIKRLGGSGKVGDFKWKDLRRRRNLAHVRVLFSHNLDDETIKQQQKIMGRLGISQASSSAESTHFIAERFCRTRNMLEAIALGKPVVTSLWLESCGQTRCLLDEKNYILRDSKTEKDGFSLRTSLARAKQHPLLKGLKVCITPNIKPDRGMIAHLVKLTQGQVVEISEIIAAADREFPDDLLIISCEDDRDLCLPFINQGAEIYTSELLLNGIVIQKLEHARHYLF